The following coding sequences are from one Triticum dicoccoides isolate Atlit2015 ecotype Zavitan chromosome 4A, WEW_v2.0, whole genome shotgun sequence window:
- the LOC119289513 gene encoding protein N-terminal and lysine N-methyltransferase efm7-like translates to METAFFSAASLFHADDDSDDDGGGTRDEAQVGAEGESQQPALEYEERIHKFPGVDLSIREFSSHQLNANLLWPGTFFFADWLVKNPSILDGQRILELGSGTGALAIFLQKTFGVDITTSDYDDKDIEENIAHNCRVNKLDVLPHIRHTWGDPFPILQPAWNIVIASDILLYVKQYPNLIMTLSFLLEESDLNSQKGVCTNITTKAGTQVAARCPMFLMSWRRRIGKDQSIFFDGCEKAGLEVQHLGDLVYLINKKR, encoded by the exons ATGGagacggccttcttctccgccgccTCCCTCTTCCACGCcgacgacgacagcgacgacgacggcggcggcacaCGAG ACGAGGCGCAGGTGGGCGCCGAGGGGGAGAGCCAGCAGCCGGCGCTGGAGTACGAGGAGAGGATCCACAAGTTCCCCGGAGTG GACTTGAGCATCAGAGAATTCTCATCTCATCAGCTAAATGCCAATTTGCTATGGCCTGGGACATTTTTCTTTGCTGACTGGCTGGTTAAGAATCCATCAATTCTGGATGGTCAACGGATCCTGGAACTAGGAAG TGGAACAGGAGCTTTAGCCATTTTCCTGCAAAAAACATTTGGAGTGGATATCACGACTTCTGATTATGATGACAAGGATATTGAAGAAAACATAGCTCACAACTGCAGAGTCAATAAGTTGGATGTGTTACCTCATATCCGAC ACACGTGGGGAGATCCATTTCCGATTCTCCAACCTGCTTGGAACATTGTCATCGCCAGTGACATTCTATTAT ATGTGAAACAGTACCCGAACCTGATAATGACGCTGTCCTTTCTTCTGGAAGAATCCGATCTTAACAGCCAAAAAGGTGTATGCACAAACATCACGACCAAAGCAG GAACACAAGTGGCTGCCAGGTGCCCCATGTTCCTGATGAGCTGGCGTAGAAGGATTGGGAAAGACCAGTCGATTTTCTTCGATGGATGCGAGAAGGCAGGCCTGGAAGTGCAGCACCTGGGTGATCTCGTGTACCTCATCAACAAGAAACGCTGA